Proteins found in one Pontibacter sp. SGAir0037 genomic segment:
- a CDS encoding ABC transporter ATP-binding protein, protein MIEIHNIHKSFNGKKILDGVSGIFETGKTNLLLGASGTGKSVLLKCIVGLVKPDLGSVTFDGTYFTNNKLDIRQEIRRKIGMLFQGSALFDSMTVEQNVEFPLKMLTEMNKSERKDRVNFCLERVGLQGANKKMPSEISGGMKKRVGIARAIAPNCTYLFCDEPNSGLDPQTALTIDELIKEITEEYNITTIIVTHDMNSVIEIGDKIMFLYQGKKLWEGSRDDIMGSNVKELNDFIFSNRLMRDAKRIEEEEGKRD, encoded by the coding sequence ATGATAGAAATACATAATATTCATAAATCCTTTAATGGAAAAAAAATTCTGGACGGTGTTAGCGGCATTTTCGAAACAGGAAAAACAAACCTGTTGCTTGGGGCCAGCGGTACCGGAAAGAGTGTGCTCTTGAAATGCATTGTAGGTCTGGTAAAGCCGGATTTGGGAAGCGTTACCTTCGATGGCACCTACTTTACCAACAATAAGCTGGACATACGCCAGGAGATTCGCCGTAAGATTGGCATGCTCTTCCAGGGATCGGCTTTATTCGATTCTATGACGGTGGAGCAGAATGTTGAATTTCCGCTTAAAATGCTTACGGAAATGAACAAAAGCGAGCGAAAAGACCGGGTTAACTTTTGCCTGGAACGTGTAGGGCTACAGGGGGCCAACAAAAAAATGCCTTCTGAGATAAGCGGGGGTATGAAAAAACGTGTGGGTATAGCCCGGGCCATTGCACCAAACTGCACCTATCTTTTCTGCGATGAGCCAAATTCCGGCCTGGACCCTCAGACAGCCCTAACGATTGATGAACTCATCAAAGAGATTACAGAAGAGTATAATATCACCACTATTATTGTAACGCACGACATGAACTCTGTTATCGAGATCGGTGATAAGATCATGTTCCTTTACCAGGGTAAAAAGCTATGGGAAGGCTCCCGCGACGATATTATGGGTAGCAATGTGAAAGAGCTAAACGACTTTATTTTCTCCAACCGCCTGATGCGTGACGCCAAACGGATAGAAGAAGAGGAAGGCAAAAGAGACTAA
- the gldF gene encoding gliding motility-associated ABC transporter permease subunit GldF, producing MLSILKKEFNGFLNSLIAYIVITVFLVAIGMFMWVFPESSVLDYGFADMQTLFNMAPWVFLFLIPAITMRTFAEEKREGTIELLLTKPISDLQLILGKYFAALLLALFALVPTLIYYYTVYELGNPKGNVDSAAVVGSYLGLVFLSGVFAAIGVFASSISSNQIISFVIAVFLCFIIYTGFESIASIPALTSYSYYINQLGIANHYTAISKGLIDSRDVLYFVSVIAIMVLATKLVLRSRKW from the coding sequence ATGTTATCCATACTAAAAAAAGAGTTTAACGGTTTCCTGAACTCACTGATTGCTTACATCGTGATTACGGTGTTTCTGGTAGCAATCGGTATGTTTATGTGGGTGTTCCCGGAAAGCAGCGTACTCGACTATGGTTTTGCCGATATGCAAACCCTGTTTAACATGGCTCCCTGGGTATTCCTGTTCCTGATACCCGCTATTACCATGCGGACTTTTGCAGAGGAGAAGCGGGAGGGAACCATTGAGTTGCTGCTAACCAAGCCCATTTCTGATTTACAGCTGATCTTAGGTAAATACTTTGCAGCATTGCTGCTGGCTTTGTTTGCGCTGGTGCCTACGCTTATTTACTATTATACGGTTTACGAACTTGGCAACCCGAAAGGCAACGTAGATTCAGCGGCAGTGGTAGGCTCTTACCTGGGGCTGGTCTTTCTTTCCGGGGTTTTTGCAGCCATAGGTGTTTTTGCATCCTCTATTTCCAGTAACCAGATTATTTCGTTTGTGATTGCTGTTTTCTTGTGCTTTATCATCTATACCGGCTTCGAATCAATTGCCTCTATTCCGGCTTTAACAAGCTACAGTTACTACATCAACCAATTAGGTATTGCAAACCACTATACCGCTATCAGCAAGGGGCTGATAGATTCGAGAGATGTGCTGTATTTTGTTAGCGTAATAGCTATTATGGTATTGGCCACTAAACTTGTACTGAGGAGCAGAAAATGGTAA
- a CDS encoding amidophosphoribosyltransferase, translating into MSDSIKHECGIALIRLRKPIEYYVEKYGTPMYGINKLYLLMQKQHNRGQDGAGVASIKIDAGPGMEYISRFRSVKTRAIDSIFGKIGKEYRKLKEEYPEKAKDTSFIWEQMPFLGDVYLGHLRYGTHGINSVDNCHPMVRENNWRSRSLAVAGNFNMTNVDEQFNKLVELGQHPKHKSDTITVLEKIGHFLDEENQREFDSYKAENYNNQEITQLIEKNLDLHRVLRRACKDFDGGYAMAGLTGYGASFVVRDPNGIRPAYYYVDDEVVVVASEKPAIKTAFEVDYADIKEITPGHALIVDKAGNAAMREIMPQGEKTSCSFERIYFSRGNDPEIYNERKNMGRMLCPQILEAIDYNLLDTVFSYIPNTAETSWLGMMKGVEGYLREYRKSAILKQDLSEEELDNILQFRPRSEKLVIKDAKLRTFITDNDSRDDLVTHVYDTTYGVVRKGIDTVVVIDDSIVRGTTLEKSIIKMLDKLGPKKIIIVSCAPQIRYPDCYGIDMSRMKEFVAFRALIALLKERGQDYKLEETYDKCAAAVNTPLFKQRNFVQELYDNFTYDEVSAKVSEIVKADDINAEVQVIFQRIEGLHQACPNHKGDWYFTGNYPTPGGTGVVNRAFMNYMENKAVRAY; encoded by the coding sequence ATGAGCGACTCAATTAAACACGAATGCGGCATTGCCTTGATCAGACTCAGGAAGCCAATCGAATATTACGTTGAAAAATATGGTACTCCGATGTACGGCATCAACAAGTTGTACCTGCTTATGCAAAAGCAACACAACCGGGGGCAGGACGGTGCAGGGGTAGCAAGTATCAAAATAGATGCGGGTCCTGGCATGGAGTATATCAGCCGCTTCCGCTCTGTGAAAACCCGTGCGATCGACAGCATCTTCGGGAAAATTGGCAAAGAGTATAGGAAACTGAAAGAAGAGTATCCGGAGAAGGCCAAAGACACCAGTTTTATTTGGGAACAGATGCCGTTTTTAGGCGATGTATACCTGGGCCACCTGCGCTATGGTACCCACGGCATTAACAGTGTGGATAATTGCCACCCAATGGTGCGTGAAAACAACTGGCGCAGCCGAAGCTTGGCCGTAGCCGGTAACTTTAACATGACCAATGTGGACGAGCAGTTCAATAAACTGGTTGAACTGGGGCAGCATCCGAAGCATAAGTCTGATACTATTACCGTGCTGGAAAAAATCGGGCACTTTTTAGATGAGGAAAACCAGCGCGAGTTCGACTCCTACAAAGCAGAAAACTACAATAACCAGGAAATTACGCAACTGATCGAGAAAAACCTGGACCTGCACCGCGTATTAAGACGTGCCTGTAAAGATTTTGACGGGGGGTATGCCATGGCGGGACTTACAGGATATGGCGCTTCCTTTGTGGTTCGCGATCCAAACGGAATACGCCCGGCATACTATTACGTGGATGATGAAGTAGTGGTAGTCGCCTCAGAAAAGCCTGCTATAAAGACAGCATTTGAGGTAGATTATGCCGACATTAAAGAAATCACTCCCGGGCATGCGCTGATTGTGGATAAAGCAGGCAATGCTGCTATGCGCGAAATTATGCCGCAGGGAGAGAAGACCTCCTGCAGCTTTGAGCGCATCTACTTCTCACGTGGCAACGACCCTGAAATTTACAACGAGCGTAAGAACATGGGTAGAATGCTCTGCCCTCAGATTCTGGAAGCAATTGACTACAATTTATTAGATACTGTATTCTCGTATATTCCGAACACTGCCGAAACATCCTGGTTAGGTATGATGAAAGGAGTAGAAGGTTATTTGAGGGAGTACCGTAAAAGCGCCATTCTGAAACAGGATCTTTCGGAAGAGGAACTCGATAATATTCTGCAGTTCAGGCCGCGCTCAGAGAAATTGGTTATCAAGGATGCGAAGCTTCGTACCTTCATTACCGATAATGACAGCCGCGACGACCTGGTAACGCACGTGTATGATACCACCTACGGTGTTGTGCGCAAAGGCATCGACACAGTTGTGGTAATTGACGACTCTATTGTACGCGGTACTACACTGGAGAAAAGTATTATCAAAATGCTGGATAAACTGGGTCCGAAGAAAATTATTATTGTTTCCTGTGCACCACAGATCCGTTACCCTGACTGCTATGGCATTGACATGTCGCGCATGAAAGAGTTCGTGGCTTTCAGAGCCCTGATCGCCTTGTTAAAAGAACGCGGGCAGGATTATAAACTGGAGGAGACCTATGATAAATGCGCTGCAGCTGTAAACACTCCTCTATTCAAGCAAAGGAATTTCGTGCAGGAGTTATACGACAACTTTACTTACGATGAGGTATCAGCTAAAGTATCTGAAATTGTAAAAGCAGATGATATAAACGCAGAAGTGCAGGTAATATTCCAACGCATCGAAGGCTTGCACCAGGCTTGCCCGAACCACAAAGGCGACTGGTACTTTACCGGGAATTACCCGACTCCCGGAGGCACAGGCGTCGTAAACCGGGCTTTTATGAATTATATGGAGAACAAGGCTGTAAGGGCTTATTAA
- a CDS encoding SDR family oxidoreductase, which yields MQRYILVTGGTKGIGRAVIQQFAKEGFHIITCSRNENDLQKLKLELEQDFTFSKVFYKEADLSDKDSLKSFVDYVKGLGVKIDVLVNNSGLFIPGKVHEEPEQALPSMIETNLYSAYYITKAFVPEMIRQRSGHIFNMCSTASITPYTNGGSYCISKYALYGMTKVLREELKEHNVRVTAVLPGATLTASWEGVDLPPERFMKPEDVAISMYNAYTISANSVVEEILIRPQLGDL from the coding sequence ATGCAGCGATATATTCTGGTAACAGGAGGCACAAAAGGAATTGGTCGTGCTGTTATTCAACAGTTTGCAAAAGAAGGCTTCCATATAATTACCTGCTCTCGAAACGAAAATGATCTGCAAAAGTTGAAGCTGGAACTGGAACAGGATTTTACTTTTTCGAAAGTGTTTTATAAAGAAGCTGATTTGAGCGACAAAGACTCCTTAAAATCCTTTGTTGACTACGTAAAAGGTTTGGGTGTAAAAATTGATGTGCTGGTAAATAACAGTGGCCTCTTTATACCGGGCAAGGTGCATGAAGAACCAGAGCAGGCCCTGCCATCTATGATCGAAACCAACCTGTATAGTGCCTATTATATTACCAAAGCCTTTGTGCCGGAAATGATCAGGCAGCGCTCCGGCCATATCTTTAATATGTGTTCCACTGCAAGTATAACGCCTTATACCAATGGTGGTTCTTACTGTATTTCTAAATACGCCTTGTATGGCATGACAAAGGTATTGCGGGAAGAACTGAAGGAGCATAATGTTCGGGTAACTGCTGTGTTGCCTGGTGCCACCCTAACAGCCAGTTGGGAGGGCGTGGACCTGCCGCCGGAAAGATTTATGAAGCCCGAAGATGTGGCCATCTCCATGTATAATGCCTACACGATATCAGCCAATAGTGTGGTAGAAGAAATCCTTATAAGGCCGCAGTTAGGAGATCTGTAG
- the gldG gene encoding gliding motility-associated ABC transporter substrate-binding protein GldG yields the protein MVTEQPKQFKSKRNQDFLRFFLWVAGIVLLNLLASTYFFRLDLTEDKRYTIAPVTKQMLQQLEDEVVVEVYLEGDFPAGFKRLQQSVRETLEEFRIYAGGNIRYIFIDPNDIQDEEQRVEYITNLAKKGIQPTNLRANEEGKQVERLVFPGALVKYKGKEAGVSLLKGNLSASAEQRLNQSVEGVEYELATAIRKVALQGNKTIGYITGQGELEMQQVTDLLGSLQEFYRVARGDLNLIPTLEGLDLIIVAKPTAAFSEADKYKIDQFIMKGGKAVFFVDALNANMDSVGAGGMFAVPYNLNLDDLLFRYGARLNQTMIMDLNSAFIPMVTGYLGDRPQTEMMNWRFYPILNTFSKHPITRNLDAVLSRFIGTIDTVRADGIRKTPLLHTSLYSRIMQVPVPLTLEEARMQVNPEQYQAGNQPVGFLLEGEFTSLFRNRRAPEGVQQTQVQEQGVASKIAVFSDGDLVRNEINPRTGQAYELGFDRYNNITFANRELALNTIHYLLDSEGLINVRSKEIQLRPLDRVRVKEERTTWQLINLVVPVVLLIIFGVVRYYIRKRKYERF from the coding sequence ATGGTAACCGAGCAGCCAAAACAGTTTAAGAGCAAGCGAAACCAGGATTTTCTGCGGTTTTTCCTGTGGGTGGCAGGCATTGTCCTGTTAAACCTGCTGGCTTCTACCTATTTCTTCCGCCTCGATTTAACAGAAGATAAGCGTTACACCATTGCACCTGTTACCAAACAGATGCTTCAGCAACTGGAGGACGAGGTAGTGGTAGAAGTATACTTAGAGGGCGATTTCCCGGCGGGTTTTAAACGATTACAACAATCTGTCAGGGAGACGCTGGAGGAGTTCAGGATTTATGCCGGAGGAAATATTAGATATATATTCATCGATCCGAACGATATACAGGACGAAGAGCAACGGGTAGAGTATATTACAAACCTGGCTAAGAAAGGCATACAGCCCACCAACCTACGGGCAAATGAAGAAGGAAAGCAGGTGGAAAGGCTGGTGTTTCCGGGAGCACTGGTGAAATATAAAGGCAAAGAGGCAGGCGTTTCGCTGTTGAAAGGCAACCTCTCTGCCTCTGCCGAACAGCGGCTAAACCAGTCGGTGGAAGGGGTGGAGTATGAGCTGGCTACGGCCATCCGGAAAGTTGCTTTGCAGGGCAACAAAACCATTGGCTATATTACTGGTCAGGGGGAGCTGGAAATGCAGCAGGTAACAGATCTTTTAGGTTCTCTGCAGGAGTTTTACAGAGTAGCGCGTGGCGATTTAAACCTGATTCCGACTTTGGAAGGGCTTGATCTGATCATAGTGGCGAAGCCTACTGCTGCCTTCTCCGAAGCAGATAAGTACAAAATTGATCAGTTTATAATGAAAGGTGGCAAAGCAGTATTTTTTGTTGATGCCTTGAATGCCAACATGGATAGTGTGGGCGCTGGCGGCATGTTTGCCGTACCTTATAACCTGAACCTGGATGATCTGCTTTTCCGCTATGGCGCGCGCCTCAACCAGACGATGATCATGGACCTCAACTCTGCCTTTATACCTATGGTAACAGGCTATCTGGGGGACAGGCCACAGACGGAGATGATGAACTGGCGCTTTTATCCGATTCTGAATACGTTCAGCAAGCATCCTATCACCCGCAACCTGGATGCCGTACTCTCCCGCTTTATAGGTACTATAGATACGGTTCGTGCTGATGGGATACGTAAAACGCCGTTGCTGCACACCTCACTTTACTCGCGCATTATGCAGGTGCCTGTACCGCTAACCCTGGAGGAGGCACGCATGCAGGTGAACCCGGAGCAGTACCAGGCTGGTAATCAGCCGGTAGGATTTCTACTGGAGGGAGAGTTTACCTCCCTTTTCCGGAACAGAAGAGCACCTGAAGGCGTGCAGCAGACACAGGTACAGGAGCAGGGAGTGGCTTCTAAAATAGCAGTATTTTCAGATGGCGACTTGGTTCGAAATGAAATCAACCCCAGAACAGGGCAGGCTTATGAGTTAGGTTTTGACCGCTATAATAACATCACCTTTGCGAACCGGGAGCTGGCTCTGAATACCATTCATTACCTGCTCGATTCGGAAGGTCTTATAAACGTGCGCAGTAAGGAAATACAACTACGGCCTTTGGATCGGGTAAGAGTAAAGGAAGAAAGAACTACCTGGCAGCTGATAAACCTGGTAGTGCCGGTTGTGTTGCTTATCATTTTTGGAGTTGTGCGCTATTATATCCGAAAAAGAAAGTATGAGCGCTTCTAA
- a CDS encoding NADH-quinone oxidoreductase subunit N, whose translation MNEQAAFLSEAINAIVAGAGSLLPEFLLAAFFLLLITLDLFKSPIVKGLLPWFALTGLFAALLVQVLGGYTTEGVQFLNLLRSDGLSRYGGILFSAAGIFTILLSLHNRSLEQLEKGRGEYYGLILILVLGLNLMGKSINLLMVFLSIEVVSIASYILTLTLKENSRSVEAGLKYILYGALSAGIMVYGMSFFYGLTGSLDFTVGTFWTTLTQADTLIVTIAAILVFAGFLFKISGAPFHFWVPDVYQSAPLPVVALFSTGPKMAGIIVILRFIAVFADPGMGETFSDIQLFLFFAALSTLVIGNFTAIWQKTPRRLMAYSSVSHAGFLLMGLLAFGTNYTPAILFYMTVLLFMNFGTFLLLQICESRFNTNSLAGFSGLGLQYPYLGVTAVVFMLSLTGLPPFAGFIGKLLVFSNIWEAYTLSDQVLLLVLLVAGILLTGVALFYYIKIPYFLFFKRNLNTEKLVISLSNKLLLAFFALPLLVLFFKPDLLLQWIDKLLELTL comes from the coding sequence GTGAACGAACAGGCAGCTTTTTTATCGGAAGCTATAAATGCAATAGTAGCGGGGGCTGGTTCTTTGCTGCCCGAGTTCCTGTTGGCTGCTTTTTTCCTGCTGCTTATTACGCTCGATCTGTTCAAATCGCCGATAGTTAAAGGTTTGCTGCCCTGGTTTGCCCTTACTGGCTTGTTTGCAGCTTTGCTGGTGCAGGTGCTGGGAGGATATACGACAGAAGGCGTTCAGTTCCTGAACCTGCTTCGTTCGGATGGTCTCTCCCGGTATGGCGGCATTCTGTTTAGTGCTGCAGGTATATTTACCATTCTGCTGTCGCTGCATAACAGATCGTTGGAACAGCTGGAAAAAGGCCGGGGCGAGTATTATGGCCTTATCCTGATCCTGGTGCTGGGGCTGAACCTGATGGGGAAATCCATTAACCTGCTCATGGTATTCCTTTCTATAGAGGTAGTCTCCATTGCCTCTTATATTCTAACGCTTACGCTAAAAGAGAACAGCCGGTCGGTAGAGGCTGGTTTAAAATATATACTATACGGAGCACTTTCAGCCGGAATTATGGTGTATGGTATGTCTTTCTTCTATGGCCTTACCGGTTCACTCGATTTTACTGTAGGCACCTTCTGGACAACGCTTACACAGGCAGATACGCTTATAGTTACAATTGCCGCTATACTGGTGTTTGCGGGCTTCCTGTTCAAAATATCGGGCGCGCCTTTTCATTTCTGGGTGCCGGATGTCTACCAAAGTGCACCGTTGCCTGTGGTTGCCTTGTTTTCTACAGGTCCTAAAATGGCAGGTATCATTGTTATTTTGCGCTTTATAGCTGTTTTTGCCGATCCGGGCATGGGCGAAACGTTCAGCGATATACAGTTGTTCCTTTTTTTTGCTGCTTTGTCTACGCTGGTTATTGGTAACTTTACAGCGATCTGGCAAAAGACACCCCGTAGGTTAATGGCTTACTCGTCGGTATCGCATGCCGGTTTCCTGTTAATGGGCTTACTAGCTTTTGGTACCAACTATACACCTGCTATTCTGTTTTACATGACGGTGCTGCTGTTTATGAACTTTGGCACTTTCCTGTTACTGCAGATATGCGAAAGCAGGTTTAATACAAACAGCTTAGCTGGATTTTCCGGCCTCGGACTGCAGTACCCGTACCTGGGTGTTACAGCTGTTGTATTTATGTTGTCGCTTACCGGGCTTCCGCCTTTTGCAGGTTTTATTGGCAAGCTGCTTGTATTCAGTAATATCTGGGAAGCCTATACTTTGTCGGATCAGGTGCTGCTGCTGGTATTGCTGGTAGCAGGTATATTGCTGACGGGAGTTGCCTTGTTCTATTATATCAAAATTCCTTATTTCCTTTTCTTCAAAAGGAATCTTAATACAGAAAAATTAGTTATTTCACTGTCGAATAAGTTGCTTCTTGCATTTTTCGCCCTGCCGTTGTTAGTCTTGTTCTTTAAACCGGATTTGCTGCTGCAATGGATTGATAAACTGCTGGAACTTACACTTTAA
- a CDS encoding ABC transporter permease gives MLNHFGRYLLFMSTLFTRKESAKIIFNRTIDEAILIGINSIFIVAIVSTFIGAVTCVQISYNLNNAFIPRSTIGFMVREMTLLELAPTITSIVLAGKVGSNIAGGLGTMQITEQVDALEVMGINSTSYLVLPKVIAALLVFPMLVVLAMFLSIGGGFVAGWLSGEISPQEYVSGIRSDFVPYNIVFALVKSFVFAFLISSISSFKGYNTRGGALEVGEASTGAVTNSVIAILIADFVLANMLL, from the coding sequence ATGCTAAACCATTTCGGCAGATATCTGTTATTTATGTCTACCCTTTTTACCCGAAAAGAATCGGCTAAAATTATATTTAACAGAACCATAGATGAAGCCATTCTGATCGGCATCAATTCTATCTTTATTGTTGCCATTGTCTCCACCTTTATTGGTGCTGTAACCTGTGTTCAGATCTCCTATAACCTCAACAACGCCTTTATTCCACGCTCCACCATTGGTTTTATGGTGCGGGAGATGACATTGCTGGAACTTGCTCCTACCATTACATCTATTGTACTGGCAGGAAAAGTAGGTTCTAACATTGCCGGCGGGCTGGGCACTATGCAGATAACAGAGCAGGTAGATGCTTTGGAAGTGATGGGAATTAACTCTACCTCTTACCTGGTTCTTCCTAAAGTAATAGCTGCTCTCCTGGTTTTCCCGATGCTGGTGGTGCTGGCCATGTTTCTTTCTATTGGCGGCGGCTTTGTAGCAGGCTGGCTTTCCGGTGAAATATCGCCACAGGAATACGTGTCAGGCATACGATCCGACTTTGTTCCGTATAACATTGTTTTTGCCCTGGTTAAATCTTTTGTATTTGCTTTTCTGATCTCTTCTATCTCTTCTTTTAAAGGTTATAACACACGAGGTGGCGCGCTGGAAGTAGGTGAAGCAAGTACCGGAGCCGTAACCAACAGCGTTATTGCTATTCTGATTGCCGACTTTGTGCTGGCTAACATGTTGCTGTAA
- a CDS encoding SDR family oxidoreductase produces MNLTGKIAVVTGASRGIGLATTQALLEKGVKVAGWGRTASDLEHENFSFFACDIRKPEQVQEAFNQTVEKLGGNITILVNNAGLGFSAKLEEQTLDEWHTMFDTNVNGLFYCTRLVVPGMKEQEEGHIINISSIAGTTGVEQMSGYCATKHAVRGLSHSLYKEVREYGVKVTCIYPGSVKTNFFDPIESVTLNDNMMRPEDIASTILHALESHPNYHHIDIEVRPLMPKGKRQK; encoded by the coding sequence ATGAATCTAACCGGAAAGATAGCAGTTGTAACTGGTGCAAGCCGTGGTATTGGCCTTGCCACCACTCAGGCGTTATTAGAGAAAGGAGTAAAAGTAGCAGGCTGGGGAAGAACAGCCTCTGACCTTGAACACGAAAACTTTTCTTTCTTTGCCTGCGATATACGAAAGCCAGAGCAGGTGCAGGAAGCTTTTAACCAGACTGTTGAAAAACTGGGCGGGAACATTACTATACTTGTAAACAATGCCGGATTAGGCTTTTCTGCTAAACTGGAAGAGCAAACTCTGGATGAGTGGCATACCATGTTCGATACCAATGTGAATGGCCTCTTTTACTGTACACGTTTGGTGGTACCAGGCATGAAAGAGCAGGAGGAAGGGCATATCATTAACATCTCTTCTATTGCAGGTACTACAGGTGTGGAGCAAATGTCGGGCTATTGTGCTACCAAGCATGCGGTACGGGGGCTTTCGCATTCCCTGTACAAAGAAGTGCGGGAGTATGGAGTAAAGGTCACCTGCATTTATCCCGGCTCAGTTAAAACAAATTTCTTCGATCCGATAGAAAGCGTTACACTCAATGACAACATGATGCGGCCCGAAGACATTGCTTCTACTATTCTGCATGCTTTAGAGTCTCACCCGAATTACCACCACATAGATATTGAAGTTCGCCCGCTTATGCCTAAGGGAAAACGCCAGAAATAA
- the gldA gene encoding gliding motility-associated ABC transporter ATP-binding subunit GldA: protein MSVEVNNLTKLFGSQHAVDAISFTAGQGEIVGFLGPNGAGKSTTMKIATCYLPPSAGTILVNGYDVVREPMAVRRSVGYLPEHNPLYLDMYVHEYLAFVASVYGLKGRKAKDRVKEMVELCGLTLEQGKKISALSKGYRQRVGLAQALVHDPKVLILDEPTTGLDPNQIVEIRSLIKRIGQDKTVIFSTHIMQEVAAICDRVVIINRGKLVADSDVASLQAGDRGEKTTLVEFEQPVEIEALQIIPGVLTVGLAQGYTYRVISQKDADIRSAVFRIAAERNWPLVGLRQEENSLEKIFQQLTK from the coding sequence TTGTCTGTTGAAGTAAATAACTTAACAAAACTATTTGGCTCGCAGCATGCGGTAGATGCCATCAGTTTTACGGCAGGGCAGGGCGAAATTGTAGGTTTTCTGGGTCCGAATGGGGCCGGGAAATCTACAACCATGAAAATTGCCACCTGTTATCTGCCTCCGAGTGCAGGTACTATACTGGTAAACGGGTATGATGTAGTGCGGGAGCCAATGGCTGTGCGCCGCAGTGTGGGCTATTTGCCGGAACATAACCCGCTGTACCTGGATATGTATGTGCACGAATACCTGGCTTTTGTGGCTTCTGTTTATGGTTTAAAGGGCAGAAAGGCAAAGGACCGGGTAAAGGAAATGGTGGAGCTTTGCGGGCTTACATTGGAGCAGGGAAAGAAAATTAGTGCCCTTTCCAAAGGATATCGTCAGAGAGTAGGCCTGGCACAGGCGTTGGTACACGATCCGAAGGTCCTTATACTGGATGAACCAACTACAGGACTTGACCCAAACCAGATTGTGGAAATCCGTTCGCTTATCAAACGCATTGGGCAGGATAAAACAGTTATTTTTTCTACGCACATTATGCAGGAAGTAGCGGCTATCTGCGACCGGGTGGTGATTATAAACAGGGGAAAGTTAGTTGCTGATAGCGATGTAGCCAGCCTACAGGCCGGTGACAGAGGAGAGAAAACAACGCTGGTGGAGTTTGAGCAGCCGGTAGAAATTGAAGCACTGCAAATTATACCAGGCGTTTTAACAGTTGGTCTTGCACAAGGCTATACCTATCGTGTTATATCTCAGAAAGATGCCGATATCCGGTCTGCTGTTTTCCGGATTGCAGCCGAACGAAACTGGCCACTGGTAGGGCTTCGCCAAGAAGAAAATTCACTGGAAAAGATATTTCAACAACTAACGAAATAG